The nucleotide window CACCCTTTCTAGTAGCATTAAGACCAGAGACTATTGCAGAAGGAGATCCAGAGGCTATTATAGTAACATCAGCGCCTCTACCATCGGTTAATCTCTTAACTTCATCAACTACATTAACTTTCTTCGCATTAAGGGAATAGTTAATACCTACTTTGTATCCAAATTCGGTTCTAAAATCACTTACGTCTGATGCTATGATAACTCCTGCCTTATTTACCTTAGCCATCATTGCGTGTAATAGTCCCATGGGACCAATTCCAACAATAAAGACCGTATCGCCATTATCGATAGCTACTCTCTTTTGCGCCCTAATAACGGTAGCTAATGGTTCTATGAATGCCCCTTCTTCGAAACTTACATTATCTGGCAACTTTAATACTCCCCCTCTTGCAACATTCCAAGCTGGGACTCTGAAGTACTCCGAAAATCCACCGGGATCTAAGTTAGTTTTTCTATAATAAGGACACATGGTCGGGCTTCCCTTTTTACAATAATAACACTCATAGCATGGGACATGGTGATGAGCAAAGACCCTATCCCCAGGCTTTAGCCAATCCACTGTAGATTCTTGGATTATTCCAGTCGGTTCATGACCCAATATTGGTTGTGATGCGGTGTATTGCCCACAAATCTTCTCGATGTCAGTACCGCACAAT belongs to Saccharolobus solfataricus and includes:
- a CDS encoding zinc-dependent dehydrogenase, with product MVEGFSPMKSVIMENGKAVIKELPLPKLQQGDVLVKMKACGLCGTDIEKICGQYTASQPILGHEPTGIIQESTVDWLKPGDRVFAHHHVPCYECYYCKKGSPTMCPYYRKTNLDPGGFSEYFRVPAWNVARGGVLKLPDNVSFEEGAFIEPLATVIRAQKRVAIDNGDTVFIVGIGPMGLLHAMMAKVNKAGVIIASDVSDFRTEFGYKVGINYSLNAKKVNVVDEVKRLTDGRGADVTIIASGSPSAIVSGLNATRKGGRVLLFGVPYKGTILNYDISDLLNNEISIIPSNAAVEEDTKEALAIIANKKIDVTKLITHRFSLDEFNEAVRIGKEGNAIKVIIYS